The segment TAATTCGCCATGTGCTTCTGCACTTATTGTCAGTGCATATCAGCTACATTAGCATCGTCACTGTATCCTAGCTGAAGTGGACACCGAACTGAACCGAACCCATATTGGCAAAAAACAAGCTATGATCTGGGGGTATGGCATTGGTTGAAACAAAGGATTTCATTGGTCTAAGACATATTTCCGCAGGTGGAAATCCACTAAAATCAAGGGCGGTATATTTCTTCCCCGCAAGAATGTTACAAAAAGGATGTGTAAGCATTATAAGAACCCACTAAATCAATTTTTATAGATTTCCGTGCAAATTTTCCAGAAGAAAATCCATGCTCGGAGTGAAACGGCTTCTAGTATTGTACTTACACGAAGTTGAGGACCAAATAATGATGAATCCACCTCCCGCCCTCAGTTTGTAACAGAGGCTTTCTGTTAAGAATTTGTAATCTCCGAGGCCGAGtagagataaaaataaatacattctcTCAGACTTTAGAAACCTCcttcagagccacagaggacatCACACAGCTGTTTTCATAGGCTGAGTAGCACTCCCTAAACTCCCTGAACTAATCTTTGTATGTACAGTTGGTTGGCTTTAATTGCAAAATTGATAGAATAATTTACAACAGTACAGCGCAACATCAACAAAGGAGTGTCCTGTGTTATTAGCTAATGTTTTTGAAAGACACAATGTCAAAATGTAggagtttattattattatgaatatTTAATACTGTGCTCACATCATGCATACTCCTAATAAGGCTGTGTTTAATTAAATTacccagcagacacagaggttGCACTAGACTTAACAGTAACTTGGAGGCTACAGAGAGTATACACATTGCATAGAAGGCAGCAGATGGGAAGTTCCAGCAACAAGTCTTTGCCCTGCAGGTTAGTCTTGCCATGTGTGCGAGGTAATAGAAAGTCCTACATTACTTTATACTGGCTCCAGGTCTGACTGTTCCCAGTAACCCTGTATTTAACAGATTTATACAAAAGATAAGGCAGTGTATATATAGGCTTCAGTAACACCACATTTCTAGTGCTGTCTTTCAACACTCAACTTAAAAATCTAGTTAGAGTTCGACGTGAAGAAGGAATGAATGGGTGTGACTCACATATGGtaaaataaactattttttgtttttacttagcCGGGCGGATGTAAATATTGGCAGAATGTGACTAGCAAGGGCTTGCGGGCAGGGGTGGAGTCAGACATGAACATTTAGGGCTCATCCCAAACAGGAGGGTCAGGGGGGTGCGCTCCCACGGCgagattttttccccatttacaGCAGCTATATGCACTATTTTACAAGCCCTTTGAGATGTTAAAAATCCTAAACATCTGTCCATCATTTTGGAAAACAAGAAAGTTGCcaagaaaaaaatcatcctgTAGAGCCTACATTCTATTCTGTATCTGATTGTTCTTCAACTCTCTTCAACATTCTGAAAGCATAACACGACAAATGCTAAGGATGGAAAGACCCAGTACACATATtaataggttttttttttctctcatttagTGGGTGTGTTAGAGGAACTACCCAATCAGCAGCGACATGTATATAAATACATGCATAATAGATCTTTACATATTGTAGGTATAATTTTTGCTAATAATTTACACTGGCTTTGGCAACGTAAACTGGTGTTTCCCACGCCAATAAAGCCCATTTGAATTATACTTAAGTAAAGCCAATATTAAGAGGCCATGCACAACAGGCTGCTCAATGCATCACTGTTTAAATGAACATTTTGCCATACGTTTTCTCAGGGCTGAAGGCAGCCATGGAGCAGTGACCTCCGTAGCACATTCTGATGCCTCTGTTCCTCAGTATGGTCAGAGAGTAACTGTACACTTATGTGTCGACACGTAAATGCTATTAGAATGGTTAGAAGCAGCACTTTTTTGGTCACAATTGCACAAAATGATGCATCCCAAAGGATATAACGATGCACACTCTGACATTACAAGCCAAATACTCTGTTCTCCCTGTCCGCACTTCACCACCGAACTCCTTAAAATCTGTACTCTGTAAGGTTTCACAAAAGATCCATTTTCAGTGACCTCAAAGGAAAAAGGCCTAAACAAATAGAAAAGGCCACATTTTCAAATACACCTTACCCATGTACATGTCAGCTAAACCTAATTCAACctcaaaaaaggcaaaacaatgTCTGGTGTTGCCATTTTAAGTTACATAACAGGTAAATTTGGTTTTAACAGCATTATTAATCTTGAACCCCCCCTTGTTATACGATGCTGGAGTAGAGTTAGCAGAGAAGGtttagctgacaaatctgctacATCTGAATCCATGCCATAATAATGTGGGCTGCTCTGACAGCAAACCAAGGATCCACAGCGATGCCAAGTAAATGTGGTCTTCAAAACTGCATTGAATTTAATATTAGGCCAACAGAAGAACATTTAATCAGTTATTAGATTCTAGCTATGCGTGTAAAGATTTTTTGATTTGGACTCAGACAAAATGACATGGATATGGAATTGGTCAAGCAAACGGGGCTGGGTTTCCAGTGGTAACATGGGTGGGAGAACAGGCCAGCCTTTGTTAAAAAGCTTTAGtatcagagaggagagagaagccATTGTGCTTTTAGAAAAGCCTCCTTATGGTTCATGTCCTCAGATTGTAATGGATCCTCAGCCCCGGTTTAACAAATGCAACTCACTCCAGCCAACAGTATATGCATTTCAATGGGCCTGGTTAGTGGAAATGAGCCGCCTTGTTGTCATCATCTTATCGAGTATAGGATAAACTACCTCCAATTCATCCCATGTATCCAGAGCAAGACGGGACAAAAGTGTGAGTCAAAGCTACTCCCAGTTTCAATGAAAAGCTTCTGTTTACGATGGCCATGTGAGGAATATACAACTTGACTGTGTGAATGGCGAAGCAGTTCAGATAATGACCGGTTTAAACTAAGTGCAGCCCTTAGAACCGGAGATTAAAATGTCAACAATCATTATAGGccaaggttaaaataaaataaccacgatacaaataaaactgtagtttttccctttttttaatctcacaAAATTGAATGCTTCTGTCCctgaaaagagagacagagtaatCTAGAAAACACTGAATGCACAGTTCTCactttacagatttttttttttccttttagaaCATTTCATGGTTCATTTTAGGCACTTGGAATCATAACAACATTCCCTTTCTGAACAGCAAATACATCTTTGGTCCAgtatgcaattaaaaaaaataaagccagAGTATAAAAATAATACCAGCTTCAATGTTtcctcaaaaatgtattttttgacataTATAAAGTATCATAAAGACTTTAATACTTAAACAAGATATCATCGCTACATCTCAGAAATGACCAGCAATCTTACAGATGTTTTGCAAGAGAGTACAAGTGAGAAAAATTCATGTGTCGGCTCAATCAGATGTACAGCAGTACAGGATTGTTTTAGTGAAGTCACATTTGgcaaaaaaagtcttttttttgtgtattttcagtCCACTTCCTTTCAAAGATAAAGAGCGATAGAGTCAGTTCAGCTACAGGGCAGCCATGTCTGATATGAATTACTGCATGGCGAAACCTGTGGTGGCTGCACATGTGCAATATAGTAATTACTGAAGTTAATGTCCTGCACGTACGGAGCTGGCTGGTAGTAACACGTCACATTCGTCACAGTGGGGATGGCGTTCTGCTCAGCTAGCACCTTCAGCGCCAACATGGAGATGAGGCTGAGTGTCTGGCGCCGCTCATGGCCCATCAGACACACGGTGCTCTCGTTCACCACGTGGTGCAGAGTCATCAGGCACTCGTACCGTTTGTGCTCCATCCCGGCAAAGTGGTTTTGCAGGTAGGCCTCCAGTTTCCTCTGTTGCTCTCCTATGTCAGAGAAGTCAATGAAGAAGCGTGAGCACATGTAGCGCTGCATCTGCTTCATGTCCGCCTCCGAAGAGGGTGTGAACCCTCGCACGAGCAGGTGGCAGTACTTCAATAACCCGCCCCCTCTGATTTCTTCCGGGCTGCGTGTAGCTATGGTCCTCTGACACAGATGGTCCATGGCTTCCTTGAAGTCCCCATACATGCTCTCCCCAATCACAGTGGGGTGAAAGCTCTCAGACATGGGTGTCTCTGAGCAGCGATCAAATAAGAGCAGAGAGTCGAGGCAAATCTGGAAAGAGTCCACACTGAATTCAAACTGCCGCCGTAACGAGTCCACAAATTTAAGCTCCACATTCTTGCCCGTGTTGTTGGACAGCGAGATGAGGCTCCAGCGGTCCGTGTCATTACAGACTTTAACCAGTTTCTGTACATAGGCCTCTTTGAGGGTCAGTGCTGTGATGCGCTCCTTTGAGACCCCGGCTGGCAAGAAGTCAAACAGGCAGTCCAGCACGACGTCCTTCACCAGACGGAAGGCCTGATCATCTTTCAGTGACACACCAAAGATCAGGTCCAGATCCTTATAGCCCAGTCCAGTGTCCTGATGGAGCACATGGCTGGCAGCCGAGCCATTCAGCCTCACGTCCTTAACGCACACACCCCTCTCCTCCAGCCTTGCCCGCACCACCTGGACAGGGACAAGACAGAGACACATCATGTTATTAATCATATATAGATTctcttaaaaaagaaacagggaCAAAAATGGAACAAATGTCCTTGTAGTTGCAGAAATTATAGAAGAAATACACACATCTATAAGACTCTTGAAATCTGTCCAAATAAGCTCCACATGGGCCTAGTGGAAATCAATACTTTGTGAGCCAAGATCAATACTGCTGCTCACTAAAGTCCATTTCATCACCATCAGCCTCAGTCTGAATGAAACCTGAATAGCCCAAACATAGAGCAGCAGGGCTGGTGAGTGTCCAGGTCCAACTCCCACTGGGTGAGATTGTCTTATCTTATCACAAACACAGTGATAGGATTTATAATCCTGAACTCCAACCAAGGGAGTGTGCACACCAGCGTGCAGGACCAGTGgtgtccaattttttttttttttttttttaaaaaaagaaactcttGCTTTAGATTAAACGTCACAATCTCAGGTCATTAAGGGTCAGCGACTTTTCCCTTCCTGTGTCCCAGTGACCTGTGAGATGTTTAAACTGTCTCGCGTCAATGCGGCCACACTGGGAGAGGATGATCTACAGCTGGACAGGGTGTGCCAACATCACTGCTCTCAAGCGCAAAGAGGAAACAAGTCTGAAATAAGACATCAAACTCAGACTCATCTTACCGAACCTATTGTTGTCAGAACATTTGGAAGCAATCAAAGAGTTCAGTGGAAACTTAGATCTGAAAGATAATGACACATCAACAAATAGCCGTAGCATCCTTGTTGGATCTGCGGAGTTGTTTTAAGACGTTTGTCTTATTTATTCAGTGTATGCACAACTGACACTTGCAGCAGAgtggaacaaaaaaacaaataaatgcctgACACACTGTACATGTAAGCTACATTTCCCCGCAAACATTTCCATTGAGCAAATAATAATTCAAACagtaaaaaaacccaaaacctGCAGCACAAATTAGTTGTCACACACTCGCACCCAATCCTAAATCTCCCTACTGGCAATGACCTGTCAGATTAGTGTCTGTTAACTCTCTCTCCCATGGTGATCAGATAACAAGCTGGCTCTATTTATACATACTGGGTCAGGCTACggacaaacaaacatttgaagGCAAGTCAACCCTTTGCGCAGGAGTGTGGGAAAGAACAAAATCATAATCGGATAACTTGGCAGAGAATCGGCGCTGTAATTGTTCAGTCATAAAGTGGTGCCAATTGGGTTCAAACTCCAATCAGGAGCAATAATATTGTGATGTGTTTGCGGTCAGTCTGATATGTCAGCGCAGTCAGAGACAAATTCGGGCTCAGGCCTAGACTTGACACCTTTCCTCCCTCCGCCCTCTGACAATAGGTAATCATATATGCACTTGACTACAAAGTAGGTGTGGATTTCAGGGGGACACAGGGATCGCGTCTCCCTTGATATTCAGAGCATACGCATCTGCTCCCTctcaataaaaaacatgaaagcaggactttattttgacagatttaaagacatttacactatAAATATACAGataaggcacaaattggtgcaaaaaaaaaataccagaatgcaggaaattaagtgtttgatgctcaaaatattCTAAAGGAGGATCCCCAGACATGTATTTCCTGTATGCCCTCCAAATATTGGAACAAAAACTTTGCTCTTGATATGTTGTGCCTCTTCTTTTTGTGGAAAAAGAAATTCTTAAATCTAAAAAAAGTCCAAGGGGTTGTGCAATAAAGAGTGTCTCACTCATAAGCTGTGAAGCAGTTAAGAACACTATGTTGTTATCTCAGATCTACAGTTACAGCCCTGTAACTTCCTTGGACTCTCGAGCTGCGTGATGCTGCAGTGGACGTTTATCCCCCTAAACCTGCAGCAGGACAAAGGTCCACACTCTCAGCCATGCCTCCCGTGATTCATAACATCATCAAAACCCATTTACGCTAAATAGCTTCCTTTTGGGCTTTCACGACAGCAGATCCACTGTTGATCGATGCTCTGCCAACCGCTGAGTAAATCTATGTGGCAGATGGCAGATTTGAGCTAAATAAAATTATATGGGGTTTCCACAAATCCGGGGGAAACAGAGTCCCCACATTTAGGGCTCAAACCTGCATTTAAGCCTCCTGCACGCTCAATGGAGCATTCATCTTTCCACAACCACAAGCATGAAGCTCTGGGGCTTCACGAGCTTGTTGAGCTCATCTTGAATATGTCAATGTGTAAatgaaatggggaaaaaatgactCCACAACACATTACCTGACTTTTCTCCGCTGTATGTTCATTCTGAAATTCTATCATGGGCATTTAACTTGCACTTTAATACACAGCCAACTATCTAGAGACACTGCAGGAgaagtgaaatgtgatccaGCCACAGCGTATAAGTGGCTGGAAATGTGGAGGGACCTTGGCACAAGTTTGTTTCATACATTTTAAGTCAAAGCGAGGGAGCTGTAATGgcagtgtgtgtttcagtctgtTGTTTGACAAATCAGaatgaaaaacaacttttccttttttaattctGGTGTTTGCAATAAAACGTGTAAGAAATACTAACAAATTTAGTGTCATCGAGATATAAAGAAGAGCCACAGCTTGCCTGCAGATATTTCTAAGACTATAATCACTGAAGGAATACACAGCAGTCCTGGGAGGAAATGAGGAgtcaaaaagccccaaaaagaGGAACCAGACCCAACAAAATGCTGATGTAATGTGGCATGGAAATACAACTGAGGAAGGGTGCAAATAATCCACATAGGTTTTATCCTGGGTTTGTCAGTGGCTCCCAAATTAGGGGTTTGGAGACCACCAGGGGCCCTGGAGAGGTTTCCACAGGAGATCCAGACAAAGTAcagtttcattttcatatttaatcacAGTAAGATAACATGTAAGAGTGACTTTTTGATCCACAGGTTTCACCCAACTGAAAGATAGTCAGCTAATATTCAGTTTCATATCCACGCATTTAAATAGCCTGTGTAATTCtaactttaaaaaaagggggggagGGAGCCTCGTGCTCAGAGGTGAATCTGCAACAGATAAACACGTAAATTACAGTAGTTTAAATATTTGCGTGGGTTGGTGACGTTACCTGGACAATCTGGCGTGGCTGCACGGACAGAGTGGGGAAGTTTCCTCGGCCGTGGATGGGGACAGCCTCCCCCAGGATCGAGTCCAAGCGCTGCACCTGATCCCAAGACAACACACAGAACCGCCGACTCTGATCCGACGCATCACCGCAAGACATGGCGATGTTAACttgcaaataaaaaagaaatcaaacaaacaaacaaaatcagcagATTGTGATCAGCGCTTTCCCTTCAGCCCGAGCTCTGTGTCTTCTGTCTTCAGCACAAGTGAGATATTCCTGTGTCCGGTTAGTAAGGTTGGAGTGAAGAGTAGAAAAAGTTAGTTGAGTCAAAGGTGTCGGAGGTGAGAGTGGGATCCGCTGTTTCCTCCGGTGTCCGCCGCTAAAATCCGGTCAGTCTGCAAAGAACCGATTCATCAGAGGGTTTAAAGCCACCTCATTAGCATGcgcgctgtgattggctgctgtgTTTGGTCATTGATTATGGACGCCCTGTCTGCAGGGAACACCCTTCATGTGACGCATATGACAGCCTCCTCCCCTCGGCCCTGCTCACCGTGCACCCTGCATGCTGACAGGGTTTTCCCTCAAACAAGCCTCATGATCTAATGATCTTTTGatctgaagctgcagcagtatCCGAAAGAAGCGTTTATCAATCCACTCTTTGGTTATTCATATcataaataaaagtacaaatgACAGAGGTGAGACAAGAGCTGTGCTAACACCACCTAAACTTTTCCTGCTATGATGCATTTCTTTATTTGCGTAGGCAATGTTTGCAGAGCATGCAGGATGTTTTTCCAGCAACGCCCTGcttcacattcatacactgtaaGATCATGCAGACCTATAGGATCACAGAGAGAAGAACGTAAGTAAAGTAGAGGAAAGGCCTTGCCAGAGGGCacttcagcagcagctggttACATGTTAGTTAGTCCAATCAAGATTATCCAGAAAACTCCACCTGGTCAATTTCCAGTCACAAGCTAAGTTTACTGACCTCTAGTTCAGTGTTTTAATCTTTGTGACCTTTTAACCTTCTGTAAAGAGAGCTGAACAGGTATTATTAGCCAAtaaatgatatttttgtgtagcagatgtgtgtttttctgcattttctgtcTTATTTCCTGTCCTATTTGTGTCAACTTAGccgatttttcttttctttttccccttTTGTACAATATATAGCATCATAAACatctgaacaaaaatatatggTCCTTTACTTAGCAGTCCCTATTGAGGAAACGCAGCAGCCCATTTACAGTGATAGCAACTCCCATTGTGAAGCCTCGAGGTCAGCAGCACTACAGGTGTGGttatcttggtttttggagccaaatgtgaccatatttggagctgtggaggagcgaggggtggatcttaCAACAAGgtgaggacactatcagcagacagcctgtcactcaaagtggccacccttaattatgtataactttaagactaaataaaatgtacatgagtgagtcatataaaaaaaaataataatcaccgcccttacagctgtcatgaatgttgaaattagctatagaaacCAACACCATTgtctgtaccaggctgtaaacatgtttatttctgccgcatcgttgggcattttaacatgggagtccatcaggattgactggcttctggcgtcagcctcaagtggccatttaaagaactgcagtttttggcacttccgtgttggcttcatttttcagccaacAAGGTTCCCGCTTGAGTCAGAGGCAGACCTACAGGAGAGCAGCTCAGCCTTgctctcagtttttttttccagtggccaCTCGCAGTATTACAGtgaaaaaatcccctgcagcacaaaaaattatttttcctatagaccaccattataaaagagacgtctgtaaaactgttgacaccTCAAAGTTACGACtctattattaattttttgatCCATGGTTTTGTTTCTGGTATCCaggtattattataaatattattataaatctCTGCCTGAAACTTGGAAGTGAGTTAGCATTTTGGCACttccctcatctcaaagtcagcagggttttttaatgggtttttggttagatgcctgaaataaggtctgtggttaacgcaagctgaagagactttcacattttgttctatgacataaaatacaaaaataaataccccactcatgaattTTAAGCCATTACATGTCCTAAAAAAGCTGGCTGCTAACAAGTTCTAAAATGAGACTTGcagaatgtcatcacatcaaacatggctttacagcctcttTATGGCAGGGATGTTAAATCATGCgactgtagtttgtttatagtttaatgttagcattttacTTCTAGCCCTTTTTTTCACACttgaaaatacacttaaaaaatgGTGtccatttgtgaagattatcttgctgaacaaaacatgtaaaaatcataaatgtttgtttgcttattttCCACAATAATCCATTATCCAAcagaaaaatcccattggcttttttgTCAAGGGAACCACTTCTACGTCAGCCTACCAAAGAAACGTCATCCATGGTGCACTCTATTATGCccaaaaaaaatactgtaaatacacTAGACAgtacaaatgcatgtggttttCTATCTCCACTCTTCATGTACAGCCTATCCAGTCTTACAGTAGCCTATCATACATAAAATAGACCATAAAACTTCCTGCAAATCCATCATGTATTTCAGCGAGatccagcagctgtttgtcaacTTCAGAGTATTTAAACTGTGATAGCAGGCTATTAAACCTTTAAAATGTTGCTTGCTGATCGCACATTTTTATAGTCTCTTATCATTTTTAGTGGATGTGAAGTGGAATGGCCTTACCTTTgagttatttgtttgtttagccGATGGAAAATTCAAGGCTTCAACCACACGAACAATCTTTCATTCAATTCGCTCATGATTGTGCAGGGGTTTATGAAAAGGCTCCGATAACCCATGATGCCCTTTCAGGTTTCCATTTACGTTTTCAGATACCTCACTGCCACTTCTTTCCACTGTGCCTCCTTATCTGTGGCGCAGAGtagttttttatttgtgttggtGCAGATATAGAGACATTCCTCTGCTCTGTGCAGAATGCGTGTCAGCTTTTTCATGCCTACTGTGTGTAGCCTAATGGTCCATCTGAGGcataacaaaataattacagtgagaggataacacacacagactggttTATTTAGCTGCTTTGAGATGCATTCATTGTCTATAAGTTTCTCTGCTTTACTTCTCACAGGAGTGGACTGTGGTCACATCGTCACTGTCTTTACATCTCATCCTGTCCTGCGTGCAGTCTGTTATGTGTTTAAATGCACTTGATATCCCCTAATGATGGACCTCGCACAATGGCAGACGTTACTCACAATAGCAGACATGACTCTTTTAGTGGTGAGAACAGTATGTAATTTGCCAGTGGACAATGCAGGTGAAAACTTTAGTAATTTCCTTTTTCAACCAAATATATGTCATCATTTATAGAATCCCTAACAACTCATACACGTCCACACAGCATGTTAGCGCACCTGTAAAATGTTTACAAGAGCGTGAAGTTCATTTTATGATTGGTCTTTGTGGGTTTTTAGTGATGCCGCAATAAAACACAGGCCAGCGGACACACACTCTTACGCACTCAGGCATCATCCTCCCTAAGCAGATGCATGTGTGTTAAGTTCACACTGTTGTCCACAACACACAGCAGGAGGTCGACAATAATAGTCTGAAAAGCCTCCGAGAGGTCGGGTCGTGGGCGTACCGTGGATTTGGTCTCCATGGAAGATCACTTCCAATCCTGTGATGTCAACATAATCCTGtttgccatggcaacagcatcCGCGGTTGTCGAGCAGCTGGGCAGAAGCGTCTCCAGCTGAGGGTCCTGCCAGGTGCCGATGTGAGACATCTGCGTCATCTGACTATAAATAACCCTCCGTGTGGCAGCTGTGCATCCTGAGAGGAGAACCAGCATTTACCTGAATGTGAAACACTCGGGAGCGAGAGAACAATGACGGGAGGTAAATGTCAGGCCACTTGACATTCTCGGGTTCCCTCACAGCCTCATGTCAGAGAGAGTCGGTCGGATGGGAAGTCACTTAACTCATGCGGTGGATGAAAAACAGTTAACACAACTTAGACAAGAGACAACTCCTGAAATttgttcactgtgtttgtgtttaattcaCCTTTTCACCTTCTGTTAAAGGAAAAATTCGCTAGTATTGACATGAatgggggacgacatgcagcaaaggaccatAAGTCACAATAGACCCCAAGCTGCTGCTATAGACTCAGCCTACATGGGGTGCACACTCTACTAGGGGTGTTACTGAGGGTCAACATTACCCGCCACATTTTAGCCGAATCCACTTCTTCTctcttaaacccaaccatgcgtgtttgttgctgaaggaaaaaaacttaaatttgcagtgttgtactgacgtaaatttcctgtgaaaaaagaagtgtgtcttgaaagaagacatatgacaggcagaacttgccatggtgtcccagaacatcaagaaccaatgcacccagggtaccttgcacatggaaagtccatgaccaaagtGTCAagatgtgacaaggtcggagtgaaaaGCCATGCTGGCAGTGCCTACATGTACCAGGATGCATTGCATGCAAGCTTCATGCTTGATCATCTGCCATCTTGGCCTACTGGTCTTGGTTGACTTCTTCAGTTTAGCTTCGAAATCCTAATGAATGTATCAACCAACCTTATCACAAGAATAAAagttggcattgtgtgtttctgcaaaccactgatatgcTACATTAGTCCATAACATTTTCTGCCTTCATACTTTGGGATGCCATTTTTGCTATTGATAATGTAGCTAGTTTGCAATACAAGCAAGGAGAAAAGGGAAGTTCTGTGTTTGAGCGGCATCTACAGCTCCACCCGTGGCCACCTGGAGACGAAACCCAGCCTGCAGAGCTTCCTGCCTCCAACCGTGTCACTGTTTTGCGTCACCTCTTCCACTTAAAACGTTGTACATCACAAATGATGGCGCCGGATGCAGGAAGAACAACAGATTTTGGAGCTCAGCTTTCTCGGTCAACATAGCGCACAGTGAGGAATTTATTGCTTCAGTATACATTTATCACTACTGATTGGACATCTACAGAAAATGTGGCAAATTTTCCCTCTAAGTCTTGTCCTCCCCTCTGGATCCACTGTTTATCCCTGAGTTAACATCCTGCTGGAGCCATGACAACTGAGACTGTGAGTCTAGTAGGTGCGGTGAGATAGCCAGTATTTAAACACACCTTTAACAAATGATGCATTAGACAGGCGTATGTTCCAGTCCTGACcatgtttaaacattatgaaataaTCTGGTAGTCTTGTGTACATACTATTAAAGACCATCAGTGAAAGTCTGTTGAAGACTCCTTTTCTCTGCTTTTGTGCTCAGCGGCAGATAAAACATGTcagactgtatttttttttttttttgtcaaatatcTCTATCTGTCTTTGCCTCATGGGCAGCGACAGGAAGAGGAACAATGCGGGGAAAGGGTTTTTCTCTCAAGTGCGGGGACATGATTGGACGTCACAGCGCGTTGTAAAAGCTTGGCTGAAAATCGATGTTGCCAAACAACAAGCAGCGAAGTGTCACAATGATCAATTGTGCGAAGACAGATAACGCTCCGTCTGTCGCACAGGATGAGTTGTGAAGCTCTTTTCTTACCAGTCTGTCAGGGCCCACTACAATCTAAGTGAATTATTTCCACAAGAAGACTTCCCTCGTCTGTCACAGAGGACGTGTTATACTAGAAGACCAAGTGTTTGCTATTATTAGAGCGTGCATCATGTGTAACTGAGGACAGTGTTGCCATAGCTAAAATAGCAATGCAGCTGCTGCTATTACATTGCATGGCTGACATTACACTGcatgtttaattttaaaaagtccACTTTGATTTTGTGAATGATGATTGTATCAGAGTTGCTTTTCAGGCTCACTGCATACAACCAGGTTGAGCTGACCTGTCAGACTGGACCCTGGGGGCCTATACCTGCGATAGAGCCAGTGTGTGATAAGAGAGTTTACTTTTCTTCAGATTGCTCCGGATGACAAATCTATGGGACAGTGGAGCAAGGTTACGCAAGCAGCCGC is part of the Epinephelus fuscoguttatus linkage group LG8, E.fuscoguttatus.final_Chr_v1 genome and harbors:
- the tent5ba gene encoding terminal nucleotidyltransferase 5ba; protein product: MSCGDASDQSRRFCVLSWDQVQRLDSILGEAVPIHGRGNFPTLSVQPRQIVQVVRARLEERGVCVKDVRLNGSAASHVLHQDTGLGYKDLDLIFGVSLKDDQAFRLVKDVVLDCLFDFLPAGVSKERITALTLKEAYVQKLVKVCNDTDRWSLISLSNNTGKNVELKFVDSLRRQFEFSVDSFQICLDSLLLFDRCSETPMSESFHPTVIGESMYGDFKEAMDHLCQRTIATRSPEEIRGGGLLKYCHLLVRGFTPSSEADMKQMQRYMCSRFFIDFSDIGEQQRKLEAYLQNHFAGMEHKRYECLMTLHHVVNESTVCLMGHERRQTLSLISMLALKVLAEQNAIPTVTNVTCYYQPAPYVQDINFSNYYIAHVQPPQVSPCSNSYQTWLPCS